The Xanthomonas rydalmerensis genomic interval GGCGCCTGGCGCCGCTGCTGGAGCGCGACCGCCGCCGCATCGAGCTGATGACCTCGCTGCTGCTGACCATGCCCGGCACGCCGGTGCTGTACTACGGCGACGAGATCGGCATGGGCGACAACATCCATCTCGGCGACCGCGACGGCGTGCGTACGCCGATGCAATGGTCGATCGACCGTAACGGCGGTTTCTCGCGCGCCGATCCCGCCGCGCTGGTGCTGCCGCCGATCATGGACCCGCTGTACGGCTTCCAGGCGGTGAACGTGGAGGCGCAGCAACGCGACCAGTATTCGCTGCTGACCTGGACCCGGCGCATCCTGTCGGTGCGCAAGCGCTACCGCGCCTTCGGCCGCGGCGCGCTGCGCTTCCTGTATCCCGGCAACCGCCGCATGCTCGCTTACCTGCGCTGCCACGAGGACGAGACCGTGCTGTGCGTGGCCAACCTCTCGCACACGCTGCAGGCGGTGGAGCTGGATCTGTCCGAATTCGAGGGTCGGGTGCCGGTGGACATCCTCGGCGGCGGCAGCTTCCCGCCGATCGGGCGCCTGACCTATCTGCTCACTGTGCCGGCGTTCGGCTTCTACGCTTTCCAACTGGTCGGCAATGCCACCCTGCCGGACTGGCACGTGCCGGCGCCGGTGCCGCTGCCCGACTACCAGACCCTGGTGCTGCGCAGCACGGTCGACAGTGCCGGCCTGCAGCCGCATCTGCCGACGCTGGAGCGCGACATCCTGCCGGCGTGGCTGTCTACCCGGCGCTGGTTCGCGGCCAAGGATCGCGCGCTGCGCAGCGTACGTATCGCGCGGCGCACGCCCCTGTCCGGCGGCGACGGCCTGACCCTGCTGGAAATCGAGGCGGAACTGGACGACGGCGCGTACGAGCGCTACATCCTGCCGCTGGGCATCGTGTGGGAGCGCGAGCAGCCGAGCGTGCTGGCCGAGCAGCTGGCGCTGGCGCGCGTGCGCCATGGCCGTGAGGTCGGCTACCTCACCGACGCCTTCGCGCTGAAACCCTTCACCCTGAGCATGCTGGCCGCGCTGCGCGACCGCGCGGAACTGCGCGTGGACGGCGAGGCCGGCGATGCCTCGGACGCCGAGCGCATCCGCTTCTGTCCGACGCCCGCGCTGCAGCGCGTGGACATTCCGAACGATCCGGAGATCCGCTGGCTATCGGCCGAGCAGAGCAACAGCTCGCTGATCGTCGGCGACGCGGCGGTGTTTAAGCTCCTGCGGCGCGTGTCGGCCGGTATCAACCCGGAGATCGAGATCGGCGAACGCCTCACCGCGCTCGGCTACGCCAACGCCGCGCCGCTGCTGGGCCATGTGGCCCGTGTCGAGGCCGACGGCAGCGAGACCACGCTCGCGCTGCTGCAGGGATTCGTGCGCAACCAGGGCGATGCCTGGCGCTGGACCCTGGATCACCTGTCGCGCAGCGCCGAGGAATACGACGCCGCGCAGGACGATGCCGCGCGGCTGGAAATCGTGGCCAGCTACGACGCCTTTGCGGCGATCGTCGGGCGGCGCCTTGCGGAACTGCATGCGCTGCTGGCGCAGCCTACCGACGCGCCGGCCTTCGTGCCGCAGGCCGTGGACGCGGCCGCGGCGCAGCAGGTGGTGGACGGCGTGGCGCACGAAGTGCAGGCGATGTGGGATACCTTACTGACGCATCGCGACGCCAACGACGATCCGGCCGAACACGCCGCAGTCGACAGCCTGCTGGCCGAGCGCGCGCGCCTGGACGCGTGGTTGCAGCAGGCGCCGTCGCTGTTGTCCGGCGCGCTGCTGACCCGCGTGCACGGCGACTTCCATCTCGGCCAGATCCTGGTCGCGTTCGACGACGTGGTGCTGATCGACTTCGAAGGCGAGCCGGCCAAGTCGCTGGACGAGCGCCGTGCCAAGGCCAGCCCGCTGCACGACGTCGCCGGTTTCCTGCGCTCGCTCGACTACGCCAGCGAAGTCTCCGCCCGCGGCGAGGAAGGCACCGCCGCACGCGTGGGTGCCGGCCTGGACACCGCGCAGGAAGCATTCCTGGCCGCCTTCCGCAGTCGCGCCAGCGCTGCGTTCCTCGCCGCCTACCGCGGCGTGCTCGATACCAGCCCGCATCCGTGGGTGGCGCCGGCCGCGTTCGAGGCCACCACCTTGCTGTTTCTGATCGAGAAGGCCTGCTATGAAATTCGCTACGAGGCCGCCAACCGCCCGGCATGGATCATGGTGCCCATACAGGGATTGTTGCGCATACTCGACCGCTTTCCCGCGCCCCAGGAGTCGATTCGATGAGTGATGCCGTCCACGTCTGGGACGACGCGACGCAACGCGCCTTCGCCACTGCCCGTCACGGCGACCCGTTCGCCGTGCTGGGCGTGCATCGCCTCGGCAATGCGCGGGTGCTGCGCAGTTACCAGCCGGGTGCCGATGCGGTGGTCGCGGTGCTGGAGGACGGCAGCGAAGTGCCGCTTCAGCAAGGACCGGAGGGCTTCTTCCATGCCGAGCTGCCGCACGAGGGCCGCTACCGCCTGCGCATCCGTTGGCCCGGCGGCGAGCAGGACACCGCCGACGCGTATGCGTTCGGCCCGCAGCTCAGCGATTTCGACCTGCACCTGATCGGCGAAGGCCATCACCTGCGCCTGGCCGATGCGCTGGGCGCCAATGTGGTCGAGGTCGACGGCGAGCAGGGCACCCGCTTCGCGGTGTGGGCACCCAATGCCTCGCGCGTGGCGGTGATCGGCGACTTCAACAGCTGGGACGCGCGCCGCCACCCGATGCGCCTGCGTCACCAGGCCGGCGTGTGGGAACTGTTCGTGCCTGGCGTCGGTCCCGGCGCGCGCTACAAGTTCGCCCTGCGCGGCCCGCGCGGCGAAGAGCTGCCGCCCAAGGCCGACCCGGTCGCGCGCCAGGCCGAACTGGCGCCCGGCACCGCCTCCATCGTCGCCGACCCGGCGCCGTTCCAGTGGCGCGACGACGCCTGGATGGCCACGCGCGCGCGCCGCCACGCCC includes:
- the treS gene encoding maltose alpha-D-glucosyltransferase, which translates into the protein MNVAAPSSPQLEPRAQAGDARWYKDAIIYQVHVKSFFDSNDDGIGDFPGLISKLDYIADLGVDTIWLLPFYPSPRRDDGYDIAEYMAVHPDYGSIADFQRFVEQAHARGIRIVTELVINHTSDQHPWFQRARMAPAGSPERAFYVWSDSDQDYAGTRIIFCDTEKSNWTWDPEAGQYFWHRFYSHQPDLNFDNPAVLEAVLEVMRFWLDLGVDGLRLDAVPYLIERDGTSNENLPETHAILRRIRATLDAEYPDRMLLAEANMWPEDTQQYFGENADECHMAFHFPLMPRMYMAIAREDRFPITDIMRQTPEIPESCQWAIFLRNHDELTLEMVTDSERDYLWQTYAADRRARINLGIRRRLAPLLERDRRRIELMTSLLLTMPGTPVLYYGDEIGMGDNIHLGDRDGVRTPMQWSIDRNGGFSRADPAALVLPPIMDPLYGFQAVNVEAQQRDQYSLLTWTRRILSVRKRYRAFGRGALRFLYPGNRRMLAYLRCHEDETVLCVANLSHTLQAVELDLSEFEGRVPVDILGGGSFPPIGRLTYLLTVPAFGFYAFQLVGNATLPDWHVPAPVPLPDYQTLVLRSTVDSAGLQPHLPTLERDILPAWLSTRRWFAAKDRALRSVRIARRTPLSGGDGLTLLEIEAELDDGAYERYILPLGIVWEREQPSVLAEQLALARVRHGREVGYLTDAFALKPFTLSMLAALRDRAELRVDGEAGDASDAERIRFCPTPALQRVDIPNDPEIRWLSAEQSNSSLIVGDAAVFKLLRRVSAGINPEIEIGERLTALGYANAAPLLGHVARVEADGSETTLALLQGFVRNQGDAWRWTLDHLSRSAEEYDAAQDDAARLEIVASYDAFAAIVGRRLAELHALLAQPTDAPAFVPQAVDAAAAQQVVDGVAHEVQAMWDTLLTHRDANDDPAEHAAVDSLLAERARLDAWLQQAPSLLSGALLTRVHGDFHLGQILVAFDDVVLIDFEGEPAKSLDERRAKASPLHDVAGFLRSLDYASEVSARGEEGTAARVGAGLDTAQEAFLAAFRSRASAAFLAAYRGVLDTSPHPWVAPAAFEATTLLFLIEKACYEIRYEAANRPAWIMVPIQGLLRILDRFPAPQESIR